The sequence TGCAAGCGCGGCCAGCAGCAAAGAGAATGGGACGAATTTCATGATGGAGTTCCTCCTAAAATGCGGCATCATTTGATCCTAGCAAATAATCTCAGCAAGCTCCCTCCCCAGGCAAGGAGGATGCCTTTCTCCGGCGCGGCCCGGGGGAGAGCCTGGGCGAGCTTCAGGTAAAACCGCCCGGCGTCCGCGTTAAGCGCTGGGATGAGAACCCCATCTCCCGGCCGGTCCCGCAATCCCCGCGAGACGGGGTCGGCGAGATGTCTCTCGGCTCCCCGAAAGATGGCAACGCATGCCTTGAGATAGGCGGGGTCTCCGGTCCGCTGGTATCCGGTGAGAAATGCCTCCCCCATGGCCGTTTGGTCTTGGAGAAAACAAGAGGCCGGCCCCCCGAGACGGTGAACAACACAGCCCCCCAAGAGGTCTTCTTGGCGCCAGCGCCGCAAGGTCTTGAGGGCCTGCTCGCGGTCCTGCCCCCGGGCATGGGGCGAGGCGAGAACGCTTGCCGCCATGGCCGCGTTGGGGGCCGCGAAGAGGCGCTTGTCCACGGCGGGAATTCCCAAACCCCGGCGCTTGGCCTCGGGGAGGGAGAAATAATAGCGCCCCTCCACGATCCGGCCGTCCGGCCGCAGGAGCTCCCCGGTTTGGGCGTTGAAATAACCTCCCGCAGGGGCTGAAAGGAAATGCCGCACATAAGAAAGCGCTCTGGAGGCTCTCTGGGGTTCTGATTCGGCCTCCAAAGTGCGGGCCTGATCTGCCAGCAATTTCTCGTATTCCACCGCCGACCTATGAACCCCGCCCC is a genomic window of Elusimicrobiota bacterium containing:
- a CDS encoding DUF255 domain-containing protein, which codes for MKDPARGKEIHRRVMMMLGLMITAFALAAAYLAFGPGGSMPPLFFGHWRRLGPPSGGPVVRIAKHSEMRWRSLTSEVLEEARKRNCLILLHLASPSSRASQVQEEVFNDSRVESWIEGRAIAVKEDLDERPDLQLRFGAGLRASLALITPSGEVLGASAAGSPGLFLNWARALEAAYRRNPAAIDAALKKRREGARFRPPLDSAVLGPEDPVWGGVHRSAVEYEKLLADQARTLEAESEPQRASRALSYVRHFLSAPAGGYFNAQTGELLRPDGRIVEGRYYFSLPEAKRRGLGIPAVDKRLFAAPNAAMAASVLASPHARGQDREQALKTLRRWRQEDLLGGCVVHRLGGPASCFLQDQTAMGEAFLTGYQRTGDPAYLKACVAIFRGAERHLADPVSRGLRDRPGDGVLIPALNADAGRFYLKLAQALPRAAPEKGILLAWGGSLLRLFARIK